A section of the Mesobacillus jeotgali genome encodes:
- a CDS encoding ATP-binding cassette domain-containing protein, protein MKNDARVQHIQLNNLKKSFDNTVVLDGINLKVSQGEFIAIVGKSGCGKSTLLRLIAGLEDYSEGTILIKDKDLAGLNTQARIMFQDGRLLPWKRVLENVGLGLKGDWRQNAIAALKDVGLDGRMKDWPSKLSGGQKQRVALARALVHKPEILLLDEPLGALDALTRLEMQELIESLWEKEKITTILVTHDVEEAVALADRVILIENGKIVLSKNINLPRPRQRTQQVFANYVDEILSRIIDPNEQSLRLIIK, encoded by the coding sequence ATGAAAAATGATGCCCGGGTACAACATATTCAGCTGAATAACTTGAAGAAGAGTTTTGACAATACTGTTGTACTGGATGGAATCAATTTGAAAGTAAGCCAGGGTGAATTTATTGCTATTGTAGGAAAGAGCGGCTGCGGAAAAAGCACACTATTGCGGTTAATTGCCGGCCTTGAAGATTATAGTGAAGGGACGATTTTAATAAAAGATAAAGATCTTGCTGGCCTCAACACACAGGCAAGAATCATGTTTCAGGATGGACGTCTGCTTCCATGGAAAAGAGTACTAGAGAATGTTGGATTGGGCTTGAAAGGGGATTGGCGTCAAAATGCAATCGCTGCATTAAAAGATGTAGGCCTTGATGGGAGGATGAAGGATTGGCCATCAAAGCTTTCAGGGGGCCAGAAGCAGAGGGTTGCACTGGCAAGGGCACTCGTGCATAAACCTGAGATCCTGCTCCTGGATGAGCCGCTTGGTGCACTGGATGCTCTTACAAGACTGGAAATGCAGGAACTTATTGAATCTTTATGGGAAAAAGAAAAAATCACAACCATCCTGGTTACTCATGATGTTGAAGAAGCAGTGGCTCTGGCCGACCGTGTAATCTTAATCGAAAATGGTAAAATCGTCTTAAGCAAAAATATTAATTTACCAAGGCCCCGCCAGAGGACTCAGCAGGTTTTTGCCAATTATGTAGATGAGATTTTATCAAGAATCATTGATCCAAATGAACAGAGTCTGCGCCTGATCATAAAATAG
- a CDS encoding MFS transporter, with amino-acid sequence MLIAAIGSIPLIMTLGNSMLIPILPKMKTELGLTQLQVSLTITVFSVAAAIFIPIFGYLSDRFSRKSIILPALILYGIGGLLAGFASNVLSNSYIWILIGRILQGIGAAGTAPIAMALTGDLFKGGEQSRVLGIVEASNGLGKVLSPIIGSLLALVAWFAVFYAFPAICLISIILTWIFIKEKRNRQAPPPFEKYARGLMHVFKKEGRWLFTTYLAGATCLFTLFGILFYLSDILEVKYGINGVKKGLILAIPLLVQGGTAYITGAKIGKNMLVMKRLTVLGFLLMTLSYVSLTFVEKIVPFLFVLIFSSIGTGLVLPCINSLITGSVGKEMRGFVTSLYGSVRFLGVAVGPPIFTRLMDWSRTGMFLSIATLTFIVGLLAILTIHVSKPSGEKDKYSAFRYNYV; translated from the coding sequence ATGCTAATTGCCGCTATAGGTTCCATCCCGTTGATTATGACACTGGGGAATTCAATGCTTATCCCCATACTCCCAAAAATGAAAACAGAACTGGGATTGACGCAGCTCCAGGTCAGCTTGACTATTACAGTTTTTTCGGTTGCTGCAGCTATTTTTATTCCTATTTTTGGTTACCTATCTGACAGATTCTCGAGGAAGAGCATCATCCTTCCCGCCCTGATTTTATATGGAATCGGGGGATTACTGGCAGGTTTTGCCTCAAATGTGCTATCGAATTCTTATATATGGATCCTGATTGGCAGAATACTTCAAGGGATTGGTGCAGCGGGTACAGCACCGATTGCCATGGCTCTTACAGGGGATTTATTTAAAGGCGGGGAACAAAGCCGTGTTCTGGGTATCGTTGAAGCATCCAATGGATTAGGAAAAGTATTATCGCCAATCATTGGCTCATTGCTGGCACTCGTCGCCTGGTTTGCCGTTTTTTATGCTTTCCCTGCCATATGTCTTATCTCAATTATTCTCACCTGGATCTTCATTAAAGAGAAACGGAATCGGCAGGCACCTCCTCCGTTTGAAAAGTATGCCCGTGGTCTAATGCACGTTTTCAAAAAGGAAGGCAGATGGCTTTTTACAACATATCTCGCAGGTGCAACTTGTTTATTTACACTTTTCGGCATTCTCTTTTACCTTTCAGACATCCTGGAAGTTAAATATGGAATTAACGGCGTCAAAAAGGGGCTGATTTTGGCGATTCCTCTACTCGTACAGGGTGGGACTGCCTATATAACAGGCGCAAAAATAGGGAAAAACATGCTGGTGATGAAGCGTCTCACTGTTCTTGGTTTCCTGCTGATGACCTTATCTTATGTCTCCTTAACCTTTGTAGAAAAAATTGTCCCTTTCCTTTTCGTCCTTATCTTCAGCAGTATTGGAACAGGATTGGTACTCCCTTGTATCAATAGTTTGATTACAGGTTCAGTTGGCAAGGAAATGCGCGGTTTTGTGACTTCTCTTTATGGCTCAGTGCGATTTTTAGGAGTGGCAGTCGGCCCTCCTATATTCACTCGGTTAATGGATTGGTCACGTACAGGCATGTTCCTGTCTATAGCAACTCTTACATTTATTGTGGGGTTGCTGGCCATCCTTACGATTCATGTAAGTAAGCCGAGTGGCGAAAAGGACAAATACTCTGCCTTCCGCTATAACTATGTATAG
- a CDS encoding YitT family protein, with the protein MTDFIRKNGLVIAGGTIQGLGMGLFLFPHAIPSGGAGGIAVLLNYFFHLDMGLALWIVNFSMLVVATKYLGNKCALWTMFAITMTSLTVAFCEQYYLTAYRNEWFDLVMGSIFLGTGIGLLLREGVSNGGVGVIALIIARRRNSLPGSALFWINCIIFIMTGFIISLEIIVQALISQWISTKMVDIVYYYNFNQAYTLGWRKK; encoded by the coding sequence ATGACAGATTTTATCCGGAAAAACGGTTTGGTTATTGCAGGAGGAACCATTCAAGGATTGGGAATGGGGCTTTTTTTATTTCCACATGCGATCCCTTCAGGCGGTGCAGGTGGAATAGCTGTTCTATTAAATTACTTTTTTCACCTTGATATGGGGTTGGCTCTTTGGATCGTCAATTTCTCCATGCTTGTTGTGGCCACAAAATACCTGGGGAACAAATGTGCATTATGGACGATGTTCGCTATCACGATGACCTCTTTAACAGTAGCCTTTTGTGAACAATATTATCTGACAGCGTACCGTAATGAATGGTTTGATTTAGTTATGGGCTCCATTTTTTTAGGGACTGGAATCGGTTTGCTGCTTAGGGAAGGAGTTTCAAATGGCGGTGTGGGAGTCATAGCTCTCATCATTGCCAGAAGGAGAAACTCGCTTCCCGGCTCTGCTCTTTTTTGGATTAATTGCATTATTTTTATCATGACGGGCTTCATCATAAGCTTGGAAATCATTGTGCAAGCTCTGATTAGTCAATGGATTTCAACGAAAATGGTCGATATCGTGTATTATTATAATTTTAATCAGGCATACACTTTAGGCTGGCGGAAGAAATAG
- a CDS encoding capping complex subunit for YIEGIA — protein MGQEIGGIARFDIIAIITLSKERVMGGRQLTLLAGNLEEQNAMAQEIATTLKGDIVKLKFGDHLVVRRIQ, from the coding sequence ATGGGACAGGAAATTGGCGGAATTGCAAGATTCGATATTATAGCCATTATCACCCTTTCTAAAGAACGAGTAATGGGTGGGAGGCAGCTGACCCTGCTTGCCGGGAATCTAGAGGAACAAAATGCGATGGCTCAGGAGATAGCAACAACCTTGAAGGGTGACATAGTGAAATTGAAATTTGGCGATCATTTGGTGGTCAGGAGAATTCAATAA
- a CDS encoding YqhV family protein yields MLQLFEKAIIGMALLRFLSGSLEIFAAALILKYNDVEKALIVNSTLAFVGPLILIATTTIGLIGLSDRISFQKILWIFCGVACILYGVKSN; encoded by the coding sequence ATGCTACAGTTATTTGAGAAAGCAATAATAGGAATGGCCCTTTTGCGTTTTTTATCAGGGAGCCTTGAAATATTCGCAGCAGCTCTTATCTTAAAATATAATGATGTGGAAAAAGCGCTTATTGTAAATAGTACCCTTGCTTTTGTGGGCCCTCTCATCCTCATTGCGACTACTACCATAGGTTTAATTGGTCTTTCTGATAGAATCTCTTTTCAAAAAATACTATGGATCTTTTGTGGTGTTGCGTGCATTTTATACGGCGTGAAAAGTAATTAA
- a CDS encoding cytochrome P450 encodes MSIPHDKSLDNSIELMKEGYLFIQNRMNRYDSDLFEARLLGERVLCMSGSEAAKVFYDTDLFQRKGAAPKRIQKTLFGENAIQTMDGQSHIHRKLLFMSLMTPPNQQKLSRLITDFWRASIEQREKTDGKIILFEEAKQILCRAACVWAGVPLNESEVKERADDFSDMVDAFGAVGPRHWRGRRARKSAEGWITDIIEEIRTGKITAAEGSALYEMAFYKDLKGEMLISHMAAIELINVLRPIVAIATFITFSALALHDYPATRQKLKADADGQYLEMFVQEVRRYYPFGPFLGARVKKDFKWSGADFKQGMLVLLDMYGTNHDPRNWEEPDSFKPERFGERNASLFDFIPQGGGDPSNGHRCPGEGITIEAMKASLLFLINEIDYEIPEQDLSYSLVTMPTLPKSGMILLNIRKKQ; translated from the coding sequence ATGAGCATTCCTCACGATAAGAGTCTAGATAACAGCATTGAATTAATGAAAGAAGGATATCTTTTTATCCAGAACAGAATGAATCGATATGATTCCGATCTCTTTGAAGCTCGCCTCTTAGGTGAAAGAGTTTTATGCATGTCCGGTTCTGAAGCAGCTAAAGTTTTTTATGATACTGATCTTTTCCAAAGAAAAGGAGCCGCCCCTAAACGGATTCAAAAAACATTATTCGGGGAGAACGCCATCCAGACAATGGATGGCCAATCACACATCCATAGAAAATTGTTATTTATGTCATTAATGACACCTCCAAATCAACAAAAACTATCGCGTCTGATAACCGACTTCTGGAGGGCATCAATCGAACAACGGGAGAAAACTGACGGTAAAATCATTCTATTTGAAGAGGCTAAACAAATTTTATGCCGGGCTGCCTGTGTATGGGCAGGCGTCCCTCTTAACGAGTCAGAAGTTAAAGAGCGAGCAGATGATTTTAGCGATATGGTCGATGCTTTTGGAGCAGTTGGACCAAGACACTGGAGAGGAAGAAGGGCAAGAAAAAGTGCTGAAGGGTGGATTACAGATATAATAGAAGAAATCCGAACTGGCAAAATAACAGCAGCTGAGGGCTCTGCCCTATATGAAATGGCGTTCTATAAGGATCTGAAAGGTGAGATGCTGATTTCCCATATGGCGGCTATTGAACTTATTAATGTTTTAAGGCCGATTGTGGCTATAGCTACATTCATTACTTTTTCCGCTCTAGCCCTGCATGACTATCCTGCAACAAGGCAAAAATTAAAGGCGGATGCGGATGGCCAGTACCTGGAAATGTTCGTTCAGGAAGTGCGTAGGTACTATCCTTTTGGTCCCTTCCTCGGTGCACGAGTTAAAAAGGATTTTAAATGGAGTGGTGCAGATTTTAAACAGGGAATGTTGGTTCTCCTTGATATGTATGGAACAAACCATGATCCGAGAAACTGGGAAGAACCTGATTCATTTAAACCCGAAAGATTCGGTGAACGGAATGCCAGCCTCTTCGATTTTATACCACAGGGCGGTGGTGATCCTTCCAATGGCCACAGATGTCCGGGAGAGGGCATAACAATAGAAGCAATGAAAGCAAGTCTCTTATTCTTAATAAATGAGATTGATTATGAAATACCGGAACAGGACCTTAGCTACAGTTTAGTCACAATGCCTACTTTACCGAAGAGCGGAATGATCTTACTTAATATACGGAAGAAGCAATGA
- a CDS encoding sulfonate ABC transporter substrate-binding protein, translated as MKDRSTYYKKLLAGFVLIFALILTGCSQDGEKQQGKDVSSSEKIVRIGYQKNCPLVILKSLGTLEKELEKKGVKVEWKEFQAGPALLEALNAGSIDFGRTGDSPPIFAQAADSPIVYVAAGFSKFEGSGILIPKDSPIQSLADLKGKKIGFAKGSSSHYLLVKALEKAGLDYNDITPAYLQPGDARVAFEQGNIDAWAVWDPFTADTELNSDAEMLVNGEGLTSDRDFFIANANYAKGNKEVLEVIVNQVQKSSEWANSHHDELVSLIAPLLKIDEKSIEMAVQRREYGVDALTDEIMKEQQEKADTFYRLKIIPKEIDVEEAMMD; from the coding sequence ATGAAGGATCGTTCAACGTATTACAAGAAATTATTAGCAGGTTTTGTATTGATATTCGCCCTTATTCTAACTGGATGCAGTCAAGATGGTGAAAAGCAACAAGGAAAAGATGTTTCTTCTTCTGAAAAAATCGTTCGGATTGGCTATCAAAAAAATTGCCCGCTAGTGATCTTAAAGTCATTGGGAACTCTGGAAAAAGAGCTAGAGAAAAAGGGAGTAAAGGTGGAATGGAAGGAATTTCAGGCAGGTCCTGCGTTACTTGAAGCTTTGAATGCGGGAAGTATCGATTTCGGAAGAACTGGGGATTCACCGCCAATTTTTGCACAGGCTGCGGATTCACCAATTGTTTATGTTGCAGCAGGTTTTTCTAAATTCGAGGGTAGTGGAATCCTGATTCCCAAAGATTCTCCGATTCAATCCCTGGCTGATTTAAAAGGGAAGAAAATTGGCTTTGCCAAAGGTTCAAGCTCGCATTATCTCCTTGTTAAGGCTTTAGAAAAGGCTGGTCTCGATTATAACGATATCACTCCAGCCTATCTTCAGCCCGGGGATGCGAGGGTAGCCTTTGAACAAGGGAATATTGATGCATGGGCAGTTTGGGACCCTTTCACTGCGGACACCGAACTAAATTCTGATGCAGAAATGCTTGTAAATGGTGAAGGATTGACATCCGATAGAGACTTTTTTATCGCGAACGCGAATTATGCTAAAGGGAATAAAGAGGTACTTGAAGTTATTGTCAACCAGGTTCAGAAATCATCAGAGTGGGCAAACAGCCATCATGATGAACTTGTGTCATTGATTGCGCCACTGCTGAAAATTGATGAAAAATCGATTGAAATGGCAGTCCAAAGAAGAGAGTATGGCGTGGATGCCTTAACAGATGAAATCATGAAGGAACAGCAGGAAAAGGCCGATACTTTCTATCGTTTAAAAATTATTCCTAAAGAAATTGATGTAGAGGAAGCAATGATGGATTGA
- a CDS encoding biotin transporter BioY, whose protein sequence is MKLKAFDLTLASMFVGLMAIGANITSFVPFMVVGGVPITLQTFFAILAGIILGSRLGAISMTVYALVGLVGVPVFAQFSAGFSTLISPTFGFILSFILTAYVAGKMVEKNRALSAFILASLAGMVINYVFGTNWMYFAYKLWAAAPEGFTYKLAWLWMVAPLPKDIILAVFAGMMGHRLEKTVLSKGSFKHLRKAA, encoded by the coding sequence ATGAAGTTAAAAGCATTTGATTTAACACTGGCATCCATGTTTGTCGGCCTTATGGCTATTGGTGCAAACATTACATCATTCGTACCATTTATGGTTGTAGGCGGAGTGCCCATTACCTTGCAGACCTTCTTTGCCATTTTAGCTGGAATCATCCTCGGAAGCCGGCTGGGAGCAATTTCCATGACGGTATACGCCCTGGTTGGACTAGTTGGTGTGCCTGTTTTTGCACAGTTTAGCGCTGGATTTTCTACATTGATCAGTCCGACATTCGGATTTATTCTTTCATTCATTCTGACAGCATATGTTGCAGGCAAAATGGTCGAGAAAAATCGTGCACTCTCTGCTTTCATCCTGGCATCATTGGCAGGTATGGTTATTAATTATGTATTTGGAACCAACTGGATGTATTTTGCCTATAAATTATGGGCTGCTGCACCAGAAGGATTTACGTATAAACTGGCATGGCTATGGATGGTTGCTCCTCTGCCAAAAGACATTATTCTTGCTGTTTTTGCAGGGATGATGGGTCACAGACTGGAAAAAACGGTTCTTTCAAAGGGAAGTTTCAAACATTTAAGAAAAGCGGCTTAA
- a CDS encoding NAD-dependent protein deacylase, protein MKEIQSCCEIIAKAKNIVVLTGAGISTESGIRDFRSRTGIYKMAPEYILSIDYFQENPKDFFDFAFSNLYHPKALPNKGHQVLAKWEQEGRVNWIITQNIDGLHQKAGSKNVIEFHGTMKTATCLNCGKKYTTEDLSHIKKINENYYVCSACSVGNDTNHLIKPDVVLYGDTGEWFSAEGFEKILTIIGEADCLLVLGTSLNVTPFSAFPQYRNNGIPMIIINKGSTPYDFAPDTFVIRNSIGRTLSEIDHTLSK, encoded by the coding sequence ATGAAGGAAATCCAATCATGCTGCGAAATAATAGCCAAAGCAAAAAACATAGTCGTATTGACAGGTGCCGGAATAAGTACAGAGTCAGGCATCAGGGACTTTCGTTCACGAACTGGAATATATAAAATGGCACCGGAATATATCCTTTCTATTGATTATTTTCAAGAAAACCCAAAAGACTTTTTCGACTTTGCCTTCTCTAATCTCTACCATCCAAAGGCATTGCCTAATAAAGGGCATCAAGTATTGGCTAAATGGGAGCAGGAAGGACGAGTAAATTGGATCATTACTCAAAATATCGACGGACTGCATCAAAAAGCCGGCAGCAAAAACGTAATAGAATTTCATGGAACAATGAAGACAGCAACATGCCTAAACTGTGGTAAAAAGTATACAACTGAAGATTTATCACACATAAAGAAAATAAATGAAAATTATTATGTGTGCAGTGCATGTAGTGTGGGAAATGATACAAATCATCTTATAAAACCAGATGTTGTTCTGTATGGGGATACTGGAGAATGGTTTTCAGCAGAAGGGTTTGAAAAAATCCTTACTATTATTGGAGAGGCAGATTGCTTGCTTGTATTGGGAACCAGCCTAAATGTGACGCCATTTTCAGCCTTTCCTCAATATAGAAATAATGGTATACCGATGATTATCATTAATAAAGGTAGTACACCATATGATTTTGCGCCTGACACTTTTGTCATCAGGAATTCCATTGGAAGGACACTGAGCGAAATCGACCATACCCTAAGCAAATAA
- a CDS encoding ABC transporter permease subunit, which produces MQARFMSGIRQMVPWALPVLILVLWQLLSWKGIISDRILPAPSDVFKAAIELTGTGELTEHISISLGRAMLGFLIGGLLGFFLGILNGIFRFSDLLLDTSIQMLRNIPHLALIPLVILWFGIDETSKIFLVALGVLFPVYINTYHGIKNVEGDLIEMGKAYGLRGPKLFFTVIFPGALSSILVGIRFSLGVMWLTLIVAETISAHSGIGYMAMNAREFMQMDVIVLSILIYAFFGKFSDMIARYMEGKWLKWKT; this is translated from the coding sequence ATGCAAGCCCGTTTTATGTCCGGTATACGCCAGATGGTTCCGTGGGCTTTACCCGTATTAATATTGGTGTTATGGCAGCTGCTTTCCTGGAAAGGAATCATTTCAGATAGAATACTGCCTGCTCCAAGTGATGTATTTAAAGCGGCAATTGAATTGACTGGCACAGGTGAGTTGACTGAACATATCTCAATCAGCCTGGGAAGGGCAATGCTTGGATTTCTGATCGGCGGACTTCTTGGCTTTTTCCTTGGAATCTTGAACGGGATTTTCCGTTTTTCAGATTTATTACTAGATACATCCATACAAATGCTCAGGAATATTCCGCATCTAGCGCTGATTCCATTGGTGATTTTATGGTTTGGCATTGACGAGACTTCTAAAATTTTTCTCGTTGCCCTCGGTGTGTTATTTCCGGTGTATATAAACACCTACCATGGGATTAAAAATGTGGAAGGTGATTTGATTGAAATGGGAAAAGCATATGGATTAAGAGGCCCTAAATTGTTTTTCACAGTCATCTTCCCCGGGGCTTTATCGTCTATCTTAGTCGGCATTCGTTTTTCTCTGGGAGTGATGTGGCTTACCCTGATTGTCGCAGAAACCATTTCTGCACACTCTGGGATTGGCTACATGGCCATGAATGCAAGAGAATTCATGCAAATGGATGTCATTGTGTTAAGCATTCTGATCTATGCTTTTTTTGGAAAGTTCTCTGATATGATCGCCCGGTACATGGAAGGCAAATGGCTTAAGTGGAAGACATAA
- a CDS encoding DUF3231 family protein, protein MGMFSGKPENEPLHSGEVFNLWSHLYATKGYLVTLQIFINHTGDHDLKVFLEDLLENCYKQEEQQTEAILKQNGIRLPPAPPARPDVQVEDIPAGARFNDPEIALLVQRELMVGKIMGSYVMGIAIRSDISEMFGEFHVQKSEYEEKLLKITKDKGWIVPPPINLK, encoded by the coding sequence ATGGGAATGTTTAGTGGGAAACCTGAAAATGAACCTTTACATTCAGGTGAAGTATTCAATTTATGGTCTCACCTTTATGCAACAAAAGGATACCTGGTAACACTTCAGATTTTTATCAATCATACTGGGGATCATGACTTGAAAGTTTTCTTGGAGGATTTGCTGGAGAATTGTTATAAACAGGAGGAGCAGCAAACAGAAGCCATCTTAAAACAAAATGGTATCCGACTTCCGCCAGCGCCTCCAGCCCGGCCTGATGTCCAGGTGGAGGATATTCCTGCAGGTGCACGGTTCAATGATCCGGAAATCGCTTTGCTGGTACAACGCGAATTAATGGTCGGTAAAATAATGGGCAGTTATGTAATGGGCATAGCAATCAGGTCAGATATCTCAGAGATGTTTGGTGAGTTCCATGTCCAAAAAAGCGAGTACGAGGAAAAATTATTAAAAATTACGAAAGACAAAGGCTGGATTGTTCCCCCGCCAATCAATCTGAAATAA
- the bioB gene encoding biotin synthase BioB: MTYWKELALGVLEGRELSDEEAISILDCADQELLELLQAAYTIRYHHFGNKVKLNMIINTKSGLCPENCGYCAQSSVSDAPIEKYRMMDKESILQGAEQAYNLNAGTYCIVASGRGPSEKELDTVTSAVEEIKEKFGLKVCACLGILKPSQAERLKAAGVDRYNHNLNTSESHHDAITTSHTYQDRVNTVELVKDSGISPCSGVIVGMKESKQDVVDIARSLKILDADSIPVNFLHAIDGTPLEGTDELNPRYCLKVLCLMRFINPSKEIRISGGREVNLRSLQPLGLYPANSIFVGDYLTTAGQESTADHKMLEDMGFEIDFAKEGIPS, encoded by the coding sequence ATGACATACTGGAAAGAGTTAGCGCTTGGCGTTTTAGAAGGCCGTGAGCTTTCCGATGAAGAGGCAATAAGTATACTGGATTGCGCGGACCAGGAATTGCTGGAATTGCTCCAGGCTGCTTACACTATACGCTATCATCATTTTGGAAATAAAGTAAAGCTGAATATGATTATTAATACAAAGTCCGGCCTTTGCCCGGAAAATTGTGGCTACTGCGCACAATCAAGCGTCTCGGATGCCCCTATTGAAAAGTATAGGATGATGGACAAAGAATCCATTCTCCAGGGTGCAGAGCAAGCCTACAATCTAAACGCAGGTACTTATTGTATTGTTGCCAGCGGCAGAGGGCCAAGCGAAAAGGAGCTTGATACAGTAACTTCAGCCGTGGAGGAAATTAAAGAAAAGTTTGGCCTTAAAGTGTGCGCTTGCCTGGGAATACTTAAACCATCTCAAGCAGAAAGACTCAAGGCGGCCGGAGTTGACCGGTATAACCATAATCTAAATACATCTGAAAGCCATCATGATGCTATCACTACATCGCATACATATCAGGATCGCGTCAACACTGTGGAACTCGTTAAAGATAGCGGAATATCTCCATGTTCTGGAGTGATTGTTGGGATGAAGGAATCTAAGCAAGATGTCGTAGACATTGCAAGAAGCTTAAAAATTCTTGACGCTGATTCTATTCCAGTGAATTTTCTTCATGCAATTGATGGAACTCCCCTCGAAGGGACCGATGAGTTAAACCCGCGATACTGTCTTAAAGTCCTTTGCCTGATGAGATTCATCAATCCTTCTAAAGAAATAAGGATTTCCGGCGGCAGAGAAGTGAACCTAAGGAGCTTGCAGCCTTTGGGCCTCTATCCGGCCAACTCCATCTTTGTCGGTGATTACTTAACGACAGCCGGCCAGGAATCCACTGCAGACCATAAAATGCTAGAGGATATGGGATTTGAAATTGATTTCGCCAAAGAAGGAATACCATCTTAA
- a CDS encoding YIEGIA domain-containing protein gives MRADIISTEHIIMIVVAISTGTFARILTVKEDFRQYPSYPNGYLTNLVTGFVAAALGAVAIPALMTKNFIAVTFLTLAIQQFRDVRKAERESLKDLENAEYTSRGNAYIDGIAKTFEARNYFALIVSFSSALAMQLISSKIIAVNIASGIITGFIVLFILKRFSKGKTIGDIAKVEIGLIAIENDDLYVNGIYVTNLLGSENASSLFLQEGIAAVISPNEERFRITLDHIGQRQAALFEATRTLGLKRYHYTRKDFENGKVIITFVPILKDADRLIEAIKKTPLLESTKKNKDVLRTNFVGRK, from the coding sequence ATGAGAGCAGATATTATTTCTACCGAACATATCATCATGATCGTAGTGGCGATCAGTACAGGGACTTTCGCCCGTATTCTCACTGTTAAAGAGGATTTCAGGCAATATCCTAGTTACCCTAACGGTTATCTGACTAACCTGGTAACCGGATTTGTAGCAGCAGCCCTCGGAGCAGTTGCAATTCCAGCTCTGATGACAAAGAACTTTATTGCCGTTACCTTCCTGACATTGGCCATCCAGCAGTTTCGAGATGTCAGAAAAGCTGAGAGAGAAAGCTTAAAAGACCTAGAAAATGCGGAATATACGAGCCGGGGAAATGCTTATATTGATGGGATCGCCAAAACCTTCGAAGCCCGCAATTATTTTGCACTCATCGTTTCATTCAGTTCTGCACTGGCAATGCAATTAATCAGCAGCAAGATCATCGCAGTTAATATTGCATCTGGCATAATAACCGGTTTTATCGTCCTATTCATTCTTAAAAGATTTTCAAAAGGAAAAACGATAGGAGACATAGCCAAAGTTGAGATAGGATTAATTGCTATTGAAAACGATGATTTATATGTTAACGGTATCTATGTAACAAATTTGCTTGGTTCAGAGAATGCCTCTTCCTTATTTCTCCAGGAGGGAATTGCAGCTGTAATCAGTCCAAATGAGGAAAGGTTCAGAATCACTTTGGATCATATTGGACAGCGTCAGGCAGCCTTGTTCGAAGCTACAAGGACACTGGGGCTTAAACGCTACCACTATACGAGGAAGGACTTTGAAAATGGGAAGGTCATCATTACCTTTGTTCCCATCCTGAAAGACGCCGACCGCTTAATCGAAGCGATCAAAAAAACCCCGTTGCTTGAAAGTACTAAAAAGAATAAAGATGTTCTTAGGACTAATTTCGTTGGGAGGAAGTAA